A DNA window from Mus caroli chromosome 8, CAROLI_EIJ_v1.1, whole genome shotgun sequence contains the following coding sequences:
- the Arglu1 gene encoding arginine and glutamate-rich protein 1 isoform X2: protein MGRSRSRSSSRSKHTKSSKHNKKRSRSRSRSRDKERVRKRSKSRESKRNRRRERASSPPDRIDIFGRTVSKRSSLDEKQKREEEEKKAEFERQRKIRQQEIEEKLIEEETARRVEELVAKRVEEELEKRKDEIEREVLRRVEEAKRIMEKQLLEELERQRQAELAAQKAREEEERAKREELERILEENNRKIAEAQAKLAEEQLRIVEEQRKIHEERMKLEQERQRQQKEEQKIILGKGKSRPKLSFSLKTQD from the exons ATGGGCCGGTCGCGGAGCCGGAGCTCGTCCCGCTCTAAGCACACCAAGAGCTCCAAGCACAACAAGAAGCGCAGCCGCTCGCGCTCGCGCTCGCGGGACAAGGAGCGGGTGCGGAAGCGCTCCAAGTCCCGGGAGAGCAAACGGAACCGGCG GCGGGAGCGCGCCTCGTCCCCGCCCGACCGCATCGACATCTTCGGGCGCACGGTGAGCAAGCGCAGCAGCCTGGACGAGAAGCAGaagcgggaggaggaggagaagaaggcgGAGTTCGAGCGGCAGCGAAAAAT TCGGCAgcaggaaatagaagagaaactcaTTGAGGAAGAAACAGCACGAAGAGTGGAAGAATTGGTAGCAAAAAGGGTCGAGGAAGAAttggagaaaaggaaggatgaAATCGAGCGAGAAGTTCTCCGAAGGGTTGAAGAAGCCAAACGCATCATGGAAAAGCAGTTGCTCGAAGAACTCGAGCGACAGAGACAAGCTGAGCTTGCAGCACAAAAAGCCAGAGAG gaggaagagagagcaaagcGTGAGGAACTGGAGCGGATATTAGAAGAAAATAACCGGAAAATCGCAGAAGCACAAGCCAAACTG GCTGAAGAGCAGTTGAGAATTGTTGAAGAGCAAAGAAAGATTCACGAGGAAAGGATGAAACTAGAACAAGAGCGACAGCGACagcaaaaagaagaacaaaaaattaTCCTGGGCAAGGGGAAGTCCAGGCCAAAACTGTCCTTCTCACTAAAAACCCAGGATTGA
- the Arglu1 gene encoding arginine and glutamate-rich protein 1 isoform X1 produces MGRSRSRSSSRSKHTKSSKHNKKRSRSRSRSRDKERVRKRSKSRESKRNRRRESRSRSRSTNAAASRRERERASSPPDRIDIFGRTVSKRSSLDEKQKREEEEKKAEFERQRKIRQQEIEEKLIEEETARRVEELVAKRVEEELEKRKDEIEREVLRRVEEAKRIMEKQLLEELERQRQAELAAQKAREEEERAKREELERILEENNRKIAEAQAKLAEEQLRIVEEQRKIHEERMKLEQERQRQQKEEQKIILGKGKSRPKLSFSLKTQD; encoded by the exons ATGGGCCGGTCGCGGAGCCGGAGCTCGTCCCGCTCTAAGCACACCAAGAGCTCCAAGCACAACAAGAAGCGCAGCCGCTCGCGCTCGCGCTCGCGGGACAAGGAGCGGGTGCGGAAGCGCTCCAAGTCCCGGGAGAGCAAACGGAACCGGCGGCGGGAGTCGCGCTCCCGCTCGCGCTCCACCAACGCGGCGGCATCCCGGCGCGAGCGGGAGCGCGCCTCGTCCCCGCCCGACCGCATCGACATCTTCGGGCGCACGGTGAGCAAGCGCAGCAGCCTGGACGAGAAGCAGaagcgggaggaggaggagaagaaggcgGAGTTCGAGCGGCAGCGAAAAAT TCGGCAgcaggaaatagaagagaaactcaTTGAGGAAGAAACAGCACGAAGAGTGGAAGAATTGGTAGCAAAAAGGGTCGAGGAAGAAttggagaaaaggaaggatgaAATCGAGCGAGAAGTTCTCCGAAGGGTTGAAGAAGCCAAACGCATCATGGAAAAGCAGTTGCTCGAAGAACTCGAGCGACAGAGACAAGCTGAGCTTGCAGCACAAAAAGCCAGAGAG gaggaagagagagcaaagcGTGAGGAACTGGAGCGGATATTAGAAGAAAATAACCGGAAAATCGCAGAAGCACAAGCCAAACTG GCTGAAGAGCAGTTGAGAATTGTTGAAGAGCAAAGAAAGATTCACGAGGAAAGGATGAAACTAGAACAAGAGCGACAGCGACagcaaaaagaagaacaaaaaattaTCCTGGGCAAGGGGAAGTCCAGGCCAAAACTGTCCTTCTCACTAAAAACCCAGGATTGA